One genomic segment of Mytilus trossulus isolate FHL-02 chromosome 4, PNRI_Mtr1.1.1.hap1, whole genome shotgun sequence includes these proteins:
- the LOC134716373 gene encoding uncharacterized protein LOC134716373, with protein MDYLFNLCFIFSMFLVVSSKSIRNDTDVDSRMDIMESSLEKMEQRILNLTNEVTILSKRKNEEHVMFYVTLSPTAVLNYKSIVIFNEIQFEEGENFNSGDGVFVSPVSGVFMFAWTIRTHSVKTIDTELKVDNVVKAEQILNLGSAAGQIQTTQFVICQVKKGDHVWIQTAPDYTNINTFQDYYGAKSSFMGILIHRS; from the exons ATGGATTATCTTTTTAACCTatgctttattttttctatgtttctAGTTGTTTCATCAAAGTCTATAAGAAATGACACTGATGTTGATAGCAGAATGGACATTATGGAAAGTTCCTTGGAAAAAATGGAACAGAGGATTTTAAATCTGACCAATGAGGTTACGATTTTATCTAAAa GAAAGAATGAGGAACATGTAATGTTTTATGTGACATTGTCACCTACTGCTGTACTCAACTATAAGTCAATAGTGATATTTAATGAGATTCAGTTTGAAGAAGGAGAAAACTTCAACTCTGGTGATGGTGTGTTTGTATCACCTGTTTCTGGTGTCTTTATGTTTGCTTGGACAATACGTACACACAGTGTGAAAACTATTGATACAGAACTAAAGGTTGATAATGTTGTAAAAGCTGAGCAAATCCTAAACTTAGGATCAGCAGCCGGACAAATTCAAACTACTCAATTTGTTATTTGCCAAGTAAAAAAAGGCGATCATGTTTGGATTCAAACAGCACCTGATTATACCAACATAAATACCTTTCAAGATTATTATGGTGCTAAAAGTTCATTTATGGGCATTTTGATTCACAGGtcttaa